A region from the Palaemon carinicauda isolate YSFRI2023 chromosome 16, ASM3689809v2, whole genome shotgun sequence genome encodes:
- the LOC137655022 gene encoding uncharacterized protein yields MNILLLSIGVLLLSVSALADGVHGGHGGAISIGHGLSSGLRRGYSAPTVVSSGIHGGISHGGISHGGISHGGISHGGAIELGHGVTHAEVVDHGISHGGVIDHGISHGGVISHGISHGGVIDHGISHGGVIDHGISHGGAFDHGISHGGVIDHGISHGAVIDHGISHGGVIDHGISHGGAFDHGISHGGVIDHGISHGGVIDHGISHGGVIDQGISHGGVIDHGISHGGAINKGISHGGVIDHGISHGGVISHGGIIDNGISHGGVISKGISHGGVITQGVSHGAVGHGVSHGRGLGHGGVVSRGYGSGGVKSTATATVHFNLGAPVGRYGGSSLGHGSGRSFGGTSVGVGHSGIVGGGHSKDSVVAVKGGHLGGGHGGVIGGGIIDGGHVSSVGGTIIDGGVISGGYSVPSHGISHGGSTGLGHGGSIGVSHGGAVGLGHGGSIGVTHGGSVGIAHGGSVGVSHGGSVGGAIIDGGVIGTGYSANSIGVGHGGLVGGGIVSGGHSVGSVGVGHGGEIVHGSHAGGVIGGAHVVDNISGGGYH; encoded by the exons ATG AACATCTTACTCTTATCTATTGGAGTTCTTCTCCTCTCCGTCTCTGCTCTTGCTGATGGAGTCCATGGTGGCCATGGAGGAGCCATTAGTATTGGGCACGGGCTATCATCCGGTTTAAGAAGAGGGTACTCAGCACCAACTGTTGTATCGAGTGGAATACATGGTGGTATCAGTCATGGGGGTATCAGCCATGGAGGTATCAGTCATGGAGGTATCAGTCATGGAGGAGCAATTGAGCTTGGCCATGGTGTAACTCATGCAGAAGTGGTTGACCACGGTATCAGCCACGGAGGAGTTATTGACCATGGCATCAGTCATGGAGGAGTTATTAGCCACGGTATCAGTCACGGAGGAGTTATTGACCATGGTATCAGCCACGGAGGAGTTATTGACCACGGTATCAGTCACGGAGGAGCTTTTGATCATGGCATCAGCCACGGAGGAGTTATTGACCATGGTATCAGTCATGGTGCAGTTATTGACCATGGCATCAGCCACGGAGGAGTTATTGACCACGGTATCAGTCACGGAGGAGCTTTTGATCATGGCATCAGCCACGGAGGAGTTATTGACCATGGTATCAGTCATGGAGGAGTTATTGACCATGGCATCAGTCACGGAGGAGTTATTGACCAGGGTATCAGCCACGGAGGAGTTATTGACCACGGCATCAGTCACGGGGGTGCTATTAACAAAGGCATCAGTCACGGAGGAGTTATTGACCACGGCATCAGTCATGGAGGAGTTATTAGTCATGGAGGAATTATTGACAATGGTATTAGTCATGGAGGAGTTATTAGCAAGGGCATCAGTCACGGGGGAGTTATCACCCAAGGAGTTAGTCATGGAGCTGTAGGGCATGGTGTCAGCCATGGCAGAGGACTTGGTCATGGAGGAGTTGTAAGTAGAGGATATGGCTCCGGCGGTGTGAAGAGCACTGCTACGGCCACAGTTCATTTCAACCTTGGTGCTCCAGTAGGAAGGTATGGTGGTAGCTCTCTGGGACATGGAAGTGGTAGGAGCTTTGGAGGGACCTCTGTTGGAGTAGGACATAGTGGAATTGTTGGAGGAGGACATTCAAAAGACTCTGTGGTAGCAGTTAAAGGAGGTCATCTTGGAGGAGGTCATGGTGGAGTCATTGGTGGTGGAATTATTGATGGGGGTCATGTGAGCTCAGTTGGAGGAACAATCATTGATGGAGGAGTTATCAGTGGAGGATATTCTGTCCCATCCCATGGAATTAGCCATGGAGGCTCCACTGGTCTAGGCCATGGTGGTTCAATTGGAGTTAGCCATGGTGGGGCTGTTGGTCTAGGCCATGGAGGTTCAATTGGAGTTACCCATGGTGGGTCCGTTGGAATAGCTCATGGAGGTTCGGTTGGAGTTAGCCATGGGGGTTCAGTTGGAGGGGCAATCATCGATGGAGGTGTAATTGGCACAGGATACTCTGCCAATTCTATTGGTGTTGGACATGGAGGCTTAGTTGGAGGAGGAATCGTCAGTGGAGGACATTCTGTAGGATCAGTTGGAGTAGGACATGGAGGTGAAATTGTCCATGGGAGTCACGCCGGTGGAGTTATTGGAGGAGCCCATGTTGTAGACAACATTTCTGGTGGAGGCTATCACTAA